Proteins encoded by one window of Thermomicrobiales bacterium:
- the crcB gene encoding fluoride efflux transporter CrcB: protein MGIILVGVGGGAGAISRYLLSGWINTVAGPGPFAIFVVNITGAFLLGLFLTLTQDRFIVSPDMRRLVATGYFGGYTTFSTWTWETMQLVQTGEYARAFLNGAGSLVVGLVAVYLGIVVGRLI from the coding sequence ATGGGAATCATCCTTGTTGGCGTTGGTGGCGGCGCAGGTGCGATCAGCCGCTATCTGCTCTCCGGCTGGATCAACACCGTGGCGGGGCCGGGTCCGTTCGCAATCTTTGTCGTCAACATTACTGGCGCGTTTCTCCTGGGCCTCTTTCTGACATTGACGCAGGATCGGTTCATCGTCTCACCAGATATGCGCCGACTGGTCGCGACCGGCTATTTCGGTGGCTACACAACGTTCTCGACCTGGACCTGGGAGACGATGCAGCTGGTTCAGACCGGTGAATACGCACGCGCATTCCTGAACGGCGCCGGTTCACTCGTCGTCGGGCTGGTCGCCGTCTATCTCGGCATTGTCGTTGGACGGTTGATCTGA
- a CDS encoding DUF190 domain-containing protein has product MAADVKAVMSAMQEAGKRLRIYIGESDTWHGRPLFQEIVEMAHREGLAGATVVRGIEGFGAHSRIHTARVLRLSEDLPVVVDIVDSAERIERILPILDEMVSEGLVTISDVTVVMYRHRDGDKPRSD; this is encoded by the coding sequence ATGGCCGCGGACGTGAAGGCGGTGATGAGCGCGATGCAGGAAGCTGGCAAGCGTCTACGCATCTACATTGGTGAATCGGACACCTGGCACGGTCGGCCCCTCTTTCAGGAAATCGTCGAGATGGCCCATCGGGAGGGACTGGCCGGGGCGACGGTCGTGCGGGGGATTGAGGGATTCGGCGCGCACTCCCGCATCCACACGGCGCGGGTGCTGCGGCTCTCGGAGGATCTGCCGGTCGTCGTTGATATCGTTGACAGCGCCGAGCGCATCGAGCGGATCCTGCCGATCCTGGACGAGATGGTGTCCGAAGGACTGGTGACGATCAGCGATGTCACGGTCGTGATGTATCGACATCGCGATGGGGACAAGCCACGAAGTGATTGA
- a CDS encoding inorganic diphosphatase — MGTDARVVDAFIEIPKGSRNKYEFDESVGRFRLDRVLYSSVHYPTDYGYIEHTLAPDGDHLDILVVVHEPTFPGCLVESRPVGGLDMADEKGSDFKVLAVPTGDPRFDHVHTLRDLAPHTLLEIEAFFATYKLLEPKDTEVLGWHEVDEAWEMIERSRAAWTAQQG, encoded by the coding sequence ATGGGAACCGACGCGCGCGTCGTTGACGCCTTCATTGAAATCCCGAAGGGGAGCCGGAACAAGTACGAGTTCGATGAGTCCGTCGGTCGCTTCCGGCTCGATCGCGTGCTGTATTCATCTGTCCATTACCCGACCGACTACGGCTACATCGAGCACACGCTGGCTCCGGATGGCGACCACCTCGACATTCTGGTCGTCGTCCACGAGCCGACGTTCCCCGGCTGTCTGGTCGAGTCGAGGCCGGTTGGCGGGCTGGACATGGCGGACGAGAAGGGCAGCGACTTCAAGGTGCTGGCCGTACCGACCGGTGACCCACGCTTCGACCACGTCCACACCCTGCGCGATCTCGCCCCGCACACGCTTCTTGAGATCGAGGCGTTCTTCGCGACCTACAAGCTGCTGGAGCCGAAGGACACCGAGGTGTTGGGCTGGCACGAGGTCGATGAGGCGTGGGAGATGATCGAGCGCTCTCGCGCAGCCTGGACGGCGCAGCAGGGATGA
- a CDS encoding helix-turn-helix domain-containing protein, which produces MSARRGEAVGDLAEARFKAAAGAVFRQLRSDHGWSLREFAERVGIAHTSLYAVERNETVPSIGTLASVAAACDLTLPAMLSLIIDALLRDHPTSMRDASLAALMENAADLTDAQRRELAGFADFLRYRDRPPDGDA; this is translated from the coding sequence ATGAGCGCGCGGCGCGGCGAAGCGGTCGGCGACCTCGCTGAGGCGCGCTTCAAGGCGGCGGCCGGGGCGGTATTCCGTCAGTTGCGCAGCGACCATGGCTGGTCGCTGCGCGAGTTTGCCGAGCGCGTCGGTATCGCACACACGTCGCTCTATGCGGTCGAGCGCAATGAGACGGTCCCCAGCATCGGCACGCTGGCATCGGTCGCGGCAGCCTGCGACCTGACCCTGCCGGCCATGCTGTCGCTCATCATCGACGCGCTGCTCCGCGACCACCCGACCTCGATGCGCGACGCTTCGCTCGCCGCGCTGATGGAGAACGCCGCCGACCTGACTGATGCGCAGCGCCGCGAGTTGGCCGGTTTTGCCGACTTCCTGCGTTACCGCGACAGGCCGCCGGACGGCGACGCCTGA
- a CDS encoding LLM class flavin-dependent oxidoreductase: MTDYGHDLLFGTFITPTATPPAHAVDLAIASEQAGLDLVTFQDHPYQAAFHETWTLLSYVASRTERIRLAGNVLNLPLRNPVVLARSIASLDLLSGGRVDLGIGTGAFWDAIAAMGAPRRTPGESITALREAITIAREVWDTSKTGGIWLDGEIYQIQGAKRGPAPAHDVDIWVGAYKPRMLALVGQLADGWLPSLAYLPGGTRDLAQMNARIDKAAEAAGRDPRSVRRMLNINGQFSSTSRGFLNGPPSEWAEQIADTAIDYGISTFIVAADDAQTIELYATEVVPQARAIVADRRALRAEILAAQASPSGGLSR, translated from the coding sequence ATGACTGACTATGGTCACGATCTTCTCTTCGGTACGTTCATCACCCCGACCGCGACGCCGCCCGCGCATGCCGTCGATCTGGCGATCGCCAGCGAGCAGGCCGGTCTGGATCTGGTGACGTTCCAGGACCACCCATATCAGGCGGCGTTTCACGAAACGTGGACGCTGCTGTCCTACGTCGCTTCGCGCACCGAGCGCATCCGGCTAGCCGGCAACGTGCTCAACCTGCCGTTGCGCAACCCGGTCGTGCTGGCCCGCAGCATCGCCAGCCTCGACCTGCTGAGTGGTGGTCGGGTCGATCTGGGCATCGGTACCGGTGCGTTCTGGGATGCGATTGCCGCGATGGGTGCCCCGCGTCGGACTCCCGGCGAATCGATCACCGCGCTGCGAGAGGCGATCACAATCGCCCGCGAGGTCTGGGACACGAGCAAGACCGGCGGCATCTGGCTGGATGGTGAGATCTATCAGATTCAGGGCGCCAAGCGTGGTCCGGCGCCGGCGCACGACGTGGATATCTGGGTCGGTGCCTACAAGCCGCGGATGCTGGCGCTCGTCGGTCAGCTCGCCGACGGCTGGCTGCCGTCGCTCGCCTACCTGCCGGGCGGGACGCGCGACCTAGCGCAGATGAACGCACGCATCGACAAGGCAGCCGAGGCGGCAGGTCGCGATCCACGCTCCGTTCGTCGCATGCTGAACATCAACGGGCAGTTCTCGTCAACCAGTCGTGGCTTCCTGAACGGGCCGCCCAGCGAATGGGCCGAGCAGATCGCCGACACGGCCATCGACTACGGCATCAGCACATTCATCGTCGCCGCCGATGATGCGCAGACGATCGAGCTATATGCCACCGAAGTCGTGCCGCAGGCGCGAGCCATTGTCGCCGACCGGCGAGCGTTGCGCGCCGAGATCCTGGCCGCTCAGGCGTCGCCGTCCGGCGGCCTGTCGCGGTAA
- a CDS encoding LLM class flavin-dependent oxidoreductase translates to MARYGHDLQFGVFLTPSSDAPQQVVDLAVLAERVGLDLVTIQDHPYLPTHLDTWTLLSWIAGRTERIHLAPNVLNIPLRQPAVAARAAASLDLLSHGRLELGLGAGAYWTAIAALGVPRLSPGESIDAMQEALAVVRAMLDTNADRRARVDGIYHRLDGAQAGPTPAHEIPILLGAAKPRMLRLLGAEADGWIATQRFLPPDGLATGNAIIDAAAREAGRDPREIRRILNIDGRFAEEREAFLDGPPEQWVDDLLPLALNDGVSTFILMTDDALAIKRFAGEVAPAMREAFYRIDPQAQHPLRQRRASVRARRRDGIAYDVIPASLAERAVEPGDVGYAELRSNYLRGGSPGLILRPQNRDEVVEALAFARQHPDLPLGIRSGGHGISGRSTNDGGIVIDLGALNSIEVIDSATRLVRIGPGARWMDVAEAIAPYGWAISSGDYGGVGVGGLATAGGIGWLAREHGLTIDHVRAVEMVLADGSVVRADERENADLFWAARGAGANFGIVTSFEIEADVVGNIGWAQLLMDASDTATFLQQWGALVEAAPRDLTSFLIVSPPRNNQPAIAWVLAVVDSSDPAVIVDRIQPLATIAPLYDHQIAITTYAGIMANAAQGYHSGRGEPAARSGLVHHITPELAAGAAEMINNRSTYYFQIRSVGGAVADVPDNATAYAHRDANFHLTAFGTSHQRLGPLWDALQDQMNGIYLSFDTDPRPERIADAFPPATLERLRELKRRYDPNNVFRDNFNIQPAPQPVLVESTD, encoded by the coding sequence ATGGCGCGGTACGGACACGATCTTCAATTCGGGGTATTTCTGACCCCATCCAGCGATGCACCACAGCAGGTGGTCGATCTGGCTGTCCTAGCCGAGCGTGTCGGGCTCGACCTGGTCACGATTCAGGATCACCCCTATCTGCCGACCCACCTGGATACCTGGACGTTGCTGAGCTGGATCGCCGGACGCACCGAGCGCATCCACCTCGCGCCGAACGTGCTGAACATTCCCCTGCGCCAACCTGCCGTCGCGGCGCGTGCGGCCGCCAGTCTCGATCTCCTGTCGCACGGGCGGCTGGAGCTTGGCCTGGGAGCTGGTGCTTACTGGACGGCGATTGCGGCGCTCGGCGTGCCGCGCCTGTCGCCGGGCGAATCGATCGACGCGATGCAGGAAGCGTTGGCGGTTGTGCGCGCGATGCTGGATACCAACGCTGATCGTCGCGCACGCGTTGACGGCATCTACCACCGACTGGACGGCGCTCAGGCTGGCCCGACTCCGGCGCATGAGATCCCGATCCTGCTCGGTGCGGCAAAGCCTCGCATGCTGCGCCTGCTCGGCGCGGAGGCCGATGGCTGGATCGCCACGCAGCGCTTCCTGCCGCCAGACGGGCTTGCCACCGGCAACGCGATCATCGACGCAGCAGCGCGTGAGGCTGGCCGCGACCCACGTGAGATCCGCCGCATCCTCAATATCGACGGGCGATTCGCTGAAGAGCGCGAAGCGTTCCTCGATGGGCCGCCCGAGCAGTGGGTCGATGACCTGTTGCCGCTGGCGCTGAACGACGGCGTTAGCACGTTCATCCTGATGACTGACGACGCGCTGGCGATCAAGCGCTTTGCCGGCGAGGTCGCACCTGCCATGCGCGAGGCGTTCTATCGGATCGACCCGCAAGCGCAACACCCGCTGCGACAGCGCCGCGCGTCCGTGCGTGCTCGTCGCCGCGACGGCATCGCCTACGACGTAATCCCGGCCAGCCTGGCTGAGCGTGCGGTCGAGCCGGGCGATGTTGGCTACGCCGAGTTGCGCTCGAACTATCTGCGCGGCGGCTCGCCGGGGTTGATTCTGCGGCCGCAGAACCGCGATGAGGTCGTCGAAGCGCTGGCCTTCGCGCGGCAACATCCCGACTTGCCGCTTGGTATCCGTAGCGGCGGCCACGGCATCAGCGGACGCTCGACGAACGACGGTGGCATCGTCATCGACCTCGGCGCATTGAATTCCATCGAGGTGATCGACTCGGCCACCCGGCTGGTGCGGATCGGACCCGGCGCGCGCTGGATGGATGTTGCCGAGGCGATCGCTCCGTATGGCTGGGCGATCAGTTCCGGCGACTACGGCGGCGTCGGCGTTGGCGGCCTGGCGACAGCGGGCGGCATCGGCTGGCTGGCTCGCGAGCACGGCCTGACGATCGACCACGTCCGCGCCGTCGAGATGGTGCTGGCCGATGGCAGCGTCGTGCGCGCCGACGAGCGGGAGAACGCGGATCTGTTCTGGGCTGCGCGCGGTGCCGGTGCGAATTTCGGGATCGTGACTTCATTCGAGATTGAAGCGGACGTCGTCGGCAACATCGGCTGGGCGCAACTGCTGATGGACGCCAGCGACACGGCGACGTTCCTGCAGCAGTGGGGCGCGCTCGTCGAGGCCGCCCCGCGTGATCTGACCAGCTTCCTGATCGTCAGCCCACCGCGCAACAACCAGCCGGCCATTGCCTGGGTGCTAGCGGTCGTCGATTCGTCCGACCCGGCGGTCATCGTCGATCGCATCCAGCCGCTGGCGACGATCGCGCCGCTGTATGACCATCAGATCGCGATCACGACCTACGCCGGCATCATGGCCAACGCTGCGCAGGGCTACCACAGTGGACGCGGTGAGCCGGCTGCGCGCTCCGGCCTGGTCCACCACATCACGCCCGAGCTGGCCGCCGGTGCCGCCGAGATGATCAACAACCGCAGTACCTATTACTTCCAGATCCGCTCGGTCGGTGGCGCGGTCGCCGATGTCCCGGACAATGCGACCGCATACGCGCACCGCGACGCCAACTTCCACCTCACGGCGTTCGGCACGAGCCATCAACGGCTCGGCCCGCTCTGGGACGCGCTGCAAGACCAGATGAACGGCATCTATCTCAGCTTCGACACCGACCCGCGACCGGAGCGGATCGCCGATGCGTTCCCACCGGCGACGCTGGAACGGCTGCGCGAGCTCAAGCGGCGCTACGACCCGAACAACGTGTTCCGCGACAACTTCAACATCCAGCCGGCCCCGCAGCCGGTGCTAGTCGAATCGACCGACTGA
- a CDS encoding MarR family winged helix-turn-helix transcriptional regulator: MSKTISTTPDAAMAVWLEYSTIHQHLMSHLARELNRETGLSEADYQILDAVADRPDGCVRALELRWILQWEKSRLSHQIARMIARGLLDRRACTEDARSQIVVLTTDGRDAALHARMVREASIERLILNVLPDEVLDGLAEATSLLADALERAADADPECRAARTAARDETSRPGDGGIEEGCLPC; encoded by the coding sequence ATGAGCAAGACGATCAGCACCACGCCGGACGCAGCGATGGCGGTCTGGCTGGAGTACAGCACGATCCACCAGCATCTGATGAGCCACCTGGCCCGCGAGCTCAACCGCGAAACAGGTCTATCCGAGGCTGACTATCAGATTCTCGACGCCGTGGCCGACCGACCCGACGGTTGCGTCCGGGCGCTCGAGCTGCGCTGGATCCTGCAATGGGAGAAGAGTCGGCTGTCGCACCAGATCGCGCGGATGATCGCGCGCGGCCTGCTGGACCGCCGCGCCTGCACCGAGGATGCCCGCAGTCAGATCGTTGTCCTGACAACTGACGGACGTGATGCGGCGCTGCATGCCCGCATGGTCCGCGAGGCTTCGATCGAGCGACTCATCCTTAACGTACTGCCAGACGAGGTGCTCGACGGGCTTGCCGAGGCAACAAGCTTGCTGGCCGATGCGCTCGAGCGCGCCGCCGACGCGGATCCCGAGTGCCGCGCCGCGCGTACTGCAGCGCGAGACGAAACCTCCCGGCCAGGCGATGGGGGTATCGAAGAGGGGTGTCTTCCATGCTGA
- a CDS encoding NAD(P)H-dependent oxidoreductase — MLNLQIIVGSTRDGRAADLVTPWVVDRASRHADFDVDVLDLRDWPLPMFAETPQTIGDPSDPTYSEPVVRNWNARIKEGDAYLFITPEYNHSIPGALKNAIDSVYASFGFRNKPAAFVGYSGGIAAAVRAIEHLAHIAIEAEMVPLRNTVLIPRVRSAFDGISPADPVADLSLGVMLDDLAWWGNLLQRARAEGALAPGGQRLREAQAQLASR; from the coding sequence ATGCTGAATCTGCAAATCATCGTCGGCAGTACACGCGATGGCCGCGCTGCCGATCTCGTGACGCCGTGGGTCGTAGACCGCGCGTCGCGCCACGCCGACTTCGATGTCGACGTGCTCGACCTGCGCGACTGGCCGCTGCCGATGTTTGCGGAAACACCGCAGACGATCGGCGATCCGAGCGACCCGACCTACTCCGAGCCGGTGGTGCGCAACTGGAATGCGCGCATAAAGGAAGGGGACGCCTACCTCTTCATCACACCGGAGTACAACCACAGCATCCCTGGCGCATTGAAGAATGCGATCGACAGCGTCTACGCCAGCTTCGGGTTCCGCAACAAGCCGGCGGCATTCGTGGGCTACAGTGGCGGGATCGCAGCCGCCGTCCGCGCAATCGAGCATCTGGCGCATATCGCCATCGAGGCCGAGATGGTGCCGCTGCGCAACACCGTGCTCATCCCGCGCGTCCGCAGCGCGTTCGACGGCATCAGCCCCGCCGATCCGGTGGCTGATCTCAGCCTGGGTGTCATGCTCGACGACCTCGCCTGGTGGGGTAATCTGCTCCAGCGCGCGCGGGCCGAGGGCGCGTTGGCTCCAGGTGGGCAGCGACTCCGCGAGGCGCAGGCGCAACTCGCTTCTCGTTAG
- a CDS encoding helix-turn-helix transcriptional regulator yields the protein MGCNAHSLPTAFCPRFHHAVELIGRRWTGAILRALLSGATRYTDVTAAIPGLSDRLLSERLRELEAEGIVIRTVIPEMPVRIEYHLTEKGQNLLPVLEAVSTWAEAWVDDLEADAQCTPAMVEQGVAGNAHVRRCFAQRQRAVVNYLGALLCSAMIG from the coding sequence ATGGGCTGCAACGCACATTCCTTACCCACAGCATTTTGCCCGCGATTCCATCATGCCGTCGAGCTTATTGGGCGGCGTTGGACCGGGGCGATCCTGCGCGCCCTGCTCTCAGGCGCAACCCGCTATACCGATGTCACGGCGGCGATTCCCGGCTTGAGCGACCGGCTGCTCTCTGAGCGCTTGCGTGAGCTTGAGGCCGAAGGGATCGTGATTCGGACGGTCATTCCGGAGATGCCGGTGCGGATCGAATACCACCTGACCGAGAAGGGGCAGAACTTGCTCCCGGTGCTGGAGGCGGTATCCACCTGGGCCGAAGCGTGGGTTGACGATCTCGAGGCTGATGCTCAGTGCACACCGGCAATGGTCGAGCAGGGAGTAGCCGGAAACGCACACGTACGCAGATGCTTTGCACAACGACAGCGCGCCGTGGTGAACTACCTCGGCGCGCTGTTATGTTCTGCGATGATTGGCTAA
- a CDS encoding YceI family protein: protein MSVSPTQTTTTWNIDTAHSTVEFSVKHMMISTVKGQFGAVEGTVELDPANLASASVDARIDTSTITTHNEMRDNHLRTNDFFNAEDFRYITFKSTSIEPKGDDEFKIHGDLTIRDVTKPVTLDAVLDGIMEKDAFGKRRAAFSASTSINRKDFGVNWNGAIEGGGVVVADKVKVDLNIAAVQ from the coding sequence ATGAGTGTTTCGCCAACCCAGACCACGACGACGTGGAACATCGACACCGCTCACTCGACAGTTGAGTTCAGTGTCAAGCACATGATGATCTCGACGGTGAAGGGCCAGTTCGGCGCGGTTGAGGGCACCGTTGAGCTCGACCCGGCCAATCTAGCCAGCGCCAGCGTCGATGCGCGTATCGACACCAGCACGATCACAACCCACAACGAGATGCGCGACAACCACCTGCGGACGAACGACTTCTTCAACGCCGAAGACTTCCGCTACATCACCTTCAAGAGCACCAGCATCGAGCCGAAGGGTGACGACGAGTTCAAGATCCACGGCGACCTCACCATTCGCGACGTGACCAAGCCAGTCACCCTGGACGCTGTTCTTGACGGCATCATGGAAAAGGACGCCTTCGGCAAGCGCCGGGCTGCGTTCTCAGCGTCGACCTCGATCAATCGCAAGGACTTCGGCGTCAACTGGAACGGCGCGATCGAGGGCGGCGGCGTCGTTGTCGCCGACAAGGTCAAGGTTGATCTGAACATCGCCGCAGTCCAGTAA
- a CDS encoding VOC family protein, protein MSTSNTTIHPETRIGHVHLKVADLDRAIQFYRGVLGFEVMQRYGRQAAFLSAGGYHHHIGLNTWESRNGERPARGTTGLYHAAILYPNRRELARALSSLLRNHYPISGAADHGVSEAIYLEDPDGNGLELYVDRDPAEWPRNENGEIAMTTDALDFAGLLAELEPEAATATS, encoded by the coding sequence ATGTCGACCTCGAACACGACCATTCACCCTGAGACGCGCATCGGCCATGTGCACCTCAAAGTCGCCGACCTTGACCGCGCCATCCAGTTCTATCGTGGTGTGCTCGGCTTCGAAGTCATGCAGCGCTACGGACGGCAGGCCGCGTTTCTCTCAGCCGGTGGCTACCACCACCACATCGGGCTCAACACGTGGGAAAGCCGCAACGGCGAACGTCCCGCCCGTGGTACGACCGGGCTGTATCACGCAGCCATTCTCTACCCGAATCGCCGTGAGCTGGCCCGCGCGCTCTCCAGCCTGCTGAGGAACCACTACCCGATCTCCGGTGCAGCCGACCACGGCGTCAGTGAGGCGATCTATCTGGAGGACCCGGACGGCAACGGACTGGAGCTCTACGTCGATCGCGACCCGGCCGAGTGGCCACGCAACGAGAATGGCGAGATCGCCATGACCACCGACGCGCTCGACTTCGCCGGCCTGCTGGCCGAGCTGGAACCCGAGGCAGCTACGGCGACGTCCTAG